The sequence CCGGGGTACTCTGTGACGGTTCCTGCAGGCGGTTATTGTAGTCAAAAAGACGCATGGTCGCCAGCAGTTTGACATACTGGTGGCCGAACTGCTGGTGGGCGAGGCTGCCGTAGGTTTCGTATTTTCGCCACATCGATTCCGTCTCGTCGCTCTGGAAAAACAGCGCATTGAGCGGGGAGGAGGCCGGCAGGGTGGGAGCTGCCGCGGCGAAGAAACTGCTGATGTCGGCCGGGATGGGCTGGGCCGTTGTCAGTAATGGGGGGGTGTAGGTTCCCGTCAGGCTGCCCAGAAGGTTTTCGAACTCGGCCACGGTGCTGTCGTTCTGCATTTTGGCCGTTTGCAGCAGTGTGACACGCTCATCGATGGGGGAGAGCGCGGTGCCGCCGCCGGAACCGCCGCAGCCCGATAGGAGATTGATTGCAGGGAGCGAATAGAGCGCGATCGCGCTTGTAGAGAGAAACTTTCGTCTGTTCATGAGTCACCTTTCAGTTCCAGTAGGCCGCAGATCCGTGCAAAGCGTATGCGAATCTGCGACACGCAAGTACACTCTTCATCCAAGGAAAAACGTCAAGGGGGGGGTCGAACTCCCGCCCCGTGCCATGGAAACGAAGAGAACTAGGATGCCGAGCACGGGAACAGCATAAAAGAAGATTACTTAATTTCCATTGGTAAAATAATAAAAAATAATTATATTTAATGCCGTGGTATCGGCGCTGTGGTACGCGATATCGCAAAAGTGAATACCGTCATCTTGACGAAAGAGACCGGAAGCTGGGGAGATGTCAGAGGAGGGTGGCTATGAATGTACCCCGGATGATATCGGGGTACGGGGAGCTGTCGGGCTCAGCCGGCTTCGTTCGCCGCCAGGAACTTCGCCAGGTCGAGGTCGTAGAACATCGTATGGCGGCGGAATTTGTCGTAGGCGTAGCCCTCGACAAAGGAGCGTGCCATCGGCGGCATCGTCGTGATCATGGCAAAAAAGGACTCCATCTCGTCCACGAGCTGTTCATGGTCGCCGGTATGGGTTTCGCGTTCGGGGTAGAGGTGCTTCATCATCAGCTTCTCCTCTTCGGCGAAGTGGCGTTTCGTTTCGTCGATCCATTCCCTGAAAAGCGCCGTGTCGATCCCGCCCTCCGTCTTTTGAAGCTGCTCGAGCATCTCCAGGAAACGCTCGTGCGCCGTATCCATCTCTTCAACATTCAGGCGAAGATCGTGTGTCATACCGCCTCCTTTGTAAACTTGCGTATCTCAATGCATATTGTATTCTTTTCGGCCTGCCTGTGACCCCTTTTCTCTCAACAACCTTCGTTATAATCCTGTAAAAAAAAGAGCAACACGATATGACGGCTGAAACCTACCGCGACAGTGTGGCGCTGCTGAACCGCTACGCCTACCACTATTATGTCCTCGACAACCCCATTGCCAGCGACGAAGAGTACGACAGACTCTACCACGACGTCCTGTCGTATGAAACGGCGCATCCGGAGCAGACGTTGGCCGATTCGCCGACGCAGCGGGTCGGAGGCGTAGCGCTGGAGGGGTTCGAGAAAGCCGCCCACCGCAGCCGCATGTGGAGCCTGGAGGACATCTTCGACGCCGAGGGACTGCAGAAGTGGCTGGAGCGGGTCGCCAAACTCGCGGACAATGTTACTTTCTACTGCGAGCCGAAGTTCGACGGGGCGAGTCTCAACCTGATCTACGAGGAGGGCCGGCTGGTCCAGGCGATTACCCGCGGCGACGGCAGCATCGGCGAAGAGGTGACGCAGAATGTCAAAACGATCCGCAGCGTCCCGCTCGCCATCGACTACGACGGGCGTATCGAGATCCGCGGCGAGGTCGTCATCTTCAAAGAGGAGTTCGACGCCATCAACAGGGAGCGGGAGGCGCAGGGCGAAGCGCTCTTCGCCAATCCCCGCAACGCCGCCGCCGGCAGCCTGCGCCAGCTCGACCCGAAGATCACCGCGGCGCGGAACCTCGTCTTCCTCCCCTACGGTATCGGCGAGAACACCCTCGACATCCCGCTGCTGAGCAAGCGGATGGAGTGGATCTACGCCCTGGGTTTCCGCAAGCCGCCGCTGCACCGCGTCTGTACGGGCTACGACGAGATCGAGGCGATTTACGAGGAGATGAAAGCGACCCGGGACAATTTCGCGATGATGCTCGACGGCATGGTCATCAAGGTCGACCAGGTCGAGGCCCAGGAGGATATGGGGTATACGGTCAAGAACCCGCGCTGGTCTGTGGCCTACAAGTTTCCGGCAGTCGAGAAGATGACCCGGGTCCGTGACGTCATCCTGCAGGTAGGGCGATCGGGCGTCGTCACCCCGGTGGCCGTCGTCGAACCCGTCGACATCGAGGGGGTCGTCGTCGAACGCGCGACCCTGCACAACTTCGACGAGATCGCACGCAAAGATATCCATATCGGCGACCACGTCATCATCCTGCGCAGCGGCGACGTCATCCCGAAGATCATCAAGGTCATTCCCGAGCGTCGCGACGGGACGGAAAAGGCACTGGCCCGCCCGACGCACTGCCCGGTCTGCGGCAGCGAACTGCTGGATGAAGGGGCGCTGATCAAGTGCCAGAACCTCTCGTGTGAAGCGCGGGTCGTCAATGCCATCATCTACTTTGCCTCCAAGCAGTGCCTGAACATCGACGGGCTCGGCGACAAGATCGTTGAAGCGCTCTTTAAAGCCGGGCTGGTCAAGGGGGTGATCGACCTTTACAGTCTCTCCCTGGACGCGTTGCTGGCACTCGACGGGTTCAAAGAGAAGAAGAGCCAGAACCTGCTCGACGCCATCGAAAAGAGCAAAGGAACCGCGTGTTGGCGCTTCGTGAACGGGTTGGGAATAGAGCATATCGGGGAGGTCGCTTCGAAGCAGCTCTGCGACACCTTCGGTCTGGATTTTCCCGATGCGACGGAGGAGGCACTGCTCGCCATCGACGGTTTCGGCGGGGAGATGGCGGCGTCGGTGCTGGAGTTCGTCCGGGTCAACCGGGAGCAGATTGAAGCGCTGCGCAGCGTCGTCCAGCCGGCGGCCCCGGCGCAGAAAACCGAAGCGGCGGAGAACCCTTTCAAGGGGAAGACGGTCGTACTCACCGGCACGATGAGCCGCCCCCGGCCGGAGATCAAAAACGACCTGGAAGCCCTGGGGGCGAAAGTCGCGGGAAGCGTGTCGAAAAAGACGGATTATCTCATCTACGGCGAGGATGCCGGCAGCAAGTACGACAAGGCGGTTGCGCTCGGTGTGACGGCGCTTACGGAAGATGCGATGAAACAGATGCTACAATAGACGCATGAAAAGCCCCACAGAAAATATTATCGTCGGTGATTACCAGGAGATCCTGGAACTCCAGAATGTCATCCTGGAAAAGGTGGCCGAAGATGCAAGCAAGGAGGCCGTGCTCGAGGAGCTCTGCCGGCTGCAGGAGAAGATGGTCCCCGGCAGCGTCGCGTCGATCATGCTGCTGAATGCCGATGACGGAAAGCTCTACGTCGAGGCGGCACCGTCGCTCCCGAAGGGGGCGATCAATACGCTCGACGGGCTGCTTCCCGGCCCGCGAAACGGCTCCTGTGCGAATGTCGTCTTACAAAACGAACCGCAGTTCGTCTGCGACATCAGCAGCGACGAGCGCTGGCAGAACGTGCTGGAGTTTGCCCAGAAGTTCGGGCTCAACGCCTGCTGGTCCATGCCGGTCGTCCTGGAGGGAAAGACCGTCGGGACGTTTGCCCTGACCTCTTTTGAA is a genomic window of Sulfurimonas sp. HSL1-2 containing:
- a CDS encoding hemerythrin family protein, producing MTHDLRLNVEEMDTAHERFLEMLEQLQKTEGGIDTALFREWIDETKRHFAEEEKLMMKHLYPERETHTGDHEQLVDEMESFFAMITTMPPMARSFVEGYAYDKFRRHTMFYDLDLAKFLAANEAG
- the ligA gene encoding NAD-dependent DNA ligase LigA, with the protein product MTAETYRDSVALLNRYAYHYYVLDNPIASDEEYDRLYHDVLSYETAHPEQTLADSPTQRVGGVALEGFEKAAHRSRMWSLEDIFDAEGLQKWLERVAKLADNVTFYCEPKFDGASLNLIYEEGRLVQAITRGDGSIGEEVTQNVKTIRSVPLAIDYDGRIEIRGEVVIFKEEFDAINREREAQGEALFANPRNAAAGSLRQLDPKITAARNLVFLPYGIGENTLDIPLLSKRMEWIYALGFRKPPLHRVCTGYDEIEAIYEEMKATRDNFAMMLDGMVIKVDQVEAQEDMGYTVKNPRWSVAYKFPAVEKMTRVRDVILQVGRSGVVTPVAVVEPVDIEGVVVERATLHNFDEIARKDIHIGDHVIILRSGDVIPKIIKVIPERRDGTEKALARPTHCPVCGSELLDEGALIKCQNLSCEARVVNAIIYFASKQCLNIDGLGDKIVEALFKAGLVKGVIDLYSLSLDALLALDGFKEKKSQNLLDAIEKSKGTACWRFVNGLGIEHIGEVASKQLCDTFGLDFPDATEEALLAIDGFGGEMAASVLEFVRVNREQIEALRSVVQPAAPAQKTEAAENPFKGKTVVLTGTMSRPRPEIKNDLEALGAKVAGSVSKKTDYLIYGEDAGSKYDKAVALGVTALTEDAMKQMLQ